The proteins below come from a single Triticum aestivum cultivar Chinese Spring chromosome 5D, IWGSC CS RefSeq v2.1, whole genome shotgun sequence genomic window:
- the LOC123121516 gene encoding protein GAMETE EXPRESSED 1 encodes MRKNASFVLLILACLWLCPLRGSGLSWNIFSSSSSSAAGNRAPMMELDGAVADFSMDVTNNPRGVKLLENARNKLAGPKNCWQDAYRNLFSSCGEIMADKERQARLAWHLSSCYQEDSGRPAFPSCAGGSRMVHCRKKLGDSESKVFLEFFLETNTLCHQLQAEAFKHSTERLVNDLTRSSKSAEEKLEVIEARSEEIIKESGKVRDALSSIEAQADRLAETSKGVGAQIDDVLAHSRTISDQSKEIAASQAELKEGQAEMRKKIEAGMERIQESYDKLGDGMGKLTEEAVGIQKEIATVGDLMSSKMLVLQGTADEIGSVAGKSLENQMQLLDGQNKAMDGLTSLHTFQSQALEESRETLKRFALFGQRQQEELLSKQEQIRQAHDHLILNSHSILAAQEEFRAKQANIFAALDKLYILHNAILAESRFIKAFFFYCCIVFLIYMLTSAKQTFSIRGQLYFGLCITLLLEMGLIKFAAGNFDNQFWVMSKVFLVRLLFLAAATIQILHSIFTFRDYEVLNHRLLQTLVEKVRTLEENAGDRMLSYGSESDESLRNYSWVFDELTDEADSTADPNYALPAQTRRRYNALPEEVAENSITTSGSRRYNLRRRSKQ; translated from the exons ATGAGGAAGAATGCGTCGTTTGTCCTGTTGATTTTGGCCTGCTTGTGGCTGTGCCCTCTGCGGGGCAGCGGGCTCTCGTGGAACATTTTCTCGTCTTCGTCGTCCTCGGCGGCCGGTAACAGGGCCCCGATGATGGAGCTCGACGGCGCGGTGGCCGACTTCTCCATGGACGTCACCAACAACCCGCGAGGGGTGAAGCTGCTGGAGAACGCGCGGAACAAGCTCGCGGGGCCCAAGAACTGCTGGCAGGACGCGTACCGGAACCTCTTCTCCAGCTGCGGCGAGATCATGGCCGACAAGGAGCGGCAGGCCCGCCTGGCGTGGCACCTCAGCAGCTGCTACCAGGAGGACtcgggccggccggccttcccgtCCTGCGCCGGCGGCTCCAGGATGGTGCACTGCCGCAAGAAGCTGGGCGACTCGGAGAGCAAAGTGTTCCTCGAGTTCTTCCTGGAGACCAACACGCTGTGCCACCAGCTGCAGGCGGAGGCCTTCAAGCACAGCACGGAGCGGCTGGTGAACGACCTGACGCGGTCGTCCAAGTCGGCGGAGGAGAAGCTGGAGGTGATCGAGGCGCGGTCGGAGGAGATCATCAAGGAGTCCGGGAAGGTGCGGGACGCGCTGTCGTCCATCGAGGCGCAGGCGGACCGCCTCGCGGAGACGTCCAAGGGCGTCGGCGCGCAGATCGACGACGTGCTGGCGCACTCCAGGACCATCTCCGATCAGTCCAAGGAGATCGCCGCCTCCCAGGCGGAGCTCAAGGAAGGGCAGGCCGAGATGAGGAAGAAGATCGAGGCCGGCATGGAGCGCATCCAGGAGTCGTACGATAAGCTGGGGGACGGGATGGGGAAGCTCACGGAGGAGGCCGTGGGCATTCAGAAGGAGATTGCAACTGTCGGTGACCTGATGTCTTCAAAGATGCTGGTTCTGCAGGGCACCGCGGATGAGATTGGGAGCGTGGCGGGCAAATCGCTGGAGAATCAGATGCAGCTCTTGGATGGGCAGAACAAGGCCATGGATGGATTGACTAGCCTCCACACCTTTCAGTCACAGGCTCTCGAGGAAAGCAG GGAAACTTTGAAGAGATTTGCACTGTTTGGGCAGCGTCAGCAGGAAGAGTTGCTGTCCAAGCAGGAGCAGATCCGGCAGGCTCATGATCATCTCATTCTGAATTCACACTCCATACTGGCAGCTCAG GAAGAGTTCAGAGCGAAGCAAGCCAACATCTTCGCGGCGCTGGACAAGCTCTACATTCTCCACAACGCCATTTTGGCTGAGTCTCGCTTCATCAAGGCCTTCTTCTTCTACTGCTGCATCGTCTTCCTCATCTACATGCTCACCAGCGCCAAGCAGACGTTCAGCATCAGAGGCCAACTCTACTTCG GTTTGTGCATCACGCTCCTGCTAGAGATGGGTCTGATCAAGTTCGCAGCCGGCAACTTCGACAACCAGTTTTGGGTCATGTCCAAGGTGTTCTTGGTCAGATTGTTGTTCCTGGCTGCCGCCACTATTCAGATATTGCATTCCATATTCACGTTCAG GGACTACGAAGTTCTGAACCACCGGCTGCTCCAGACGCTGGTGGAGAAGGTCCGGACACTGGAGGAGAACGCAGGCGACAGGATGCTCTCCTACGGCTCGGAGAGCGACGAGAGCCTGAGGAATTACTCGTGGGTCTTCGACGAGCTGACGGATGAGGCGGACAGCACAGCCGACCCTAACTACGCCTTGCCGGCGCAAACTCGCCGGAGGTACAATGCCCTGCCGGAAGAGGTCGCCGAGAACTCCATCACCACGTCGGGTAGCCGGAGGTACAACCTGCGGCGGCGGAGCAAGCAGTGA
- the LOC123121517 gene encoding thiol protease aleurain, whose translation MAHARILLLALAVLATAAVAVASSSFADSNPIRPVTERAASTLESTVLAALGRTRHALRFARFAVRYGKSYESAAEVRRRFRIFSESLEEVRSTNRKGLPYRLGINRFSDMSWEEFQATRLGAAQTCSATLAGNHLMRDAAALPETKDWREDGIVSPVKDQSHCGSCWTFSTTGALEAAYTQATGKNISLSEQQLVDCAGGFNNFGCSGGLPSQAFEYIKYNGGIDTEESYPYKGVNGVCHYKAENAVVQVLDSVNITLNAEDELKNAVGLVRPVSVAFEVIDGFRQYKSGVYTSDHCGTTPDDVNHAVLAVGYGVENGVPYWLIKNSWGADWGDNGYFKMEMGKNMCAVATCASYPIVAA comes from the exons ATGGCCCACGCCCGCATCCTCCTCCTGGCGCTCGCCGTCCTGGCCacggccgccgtcgccgtcgcctcctcctccttcgccgaCTCCAACCCGATCCGGCCCGTCACCGAGCGCGCCGCCTCGACGCTCGAGTCCACCGTCCTCGCCGCGCTCGGCCGCACCCGCCACGccctccgcttcgcgcgcttcgcCGTCAG GTACGGCAAGAGCTACGAGAGCGCGGCGGAGGTGCGGAGGCGGTTCCGGATCTTCTCCGAGAGCCTCGAGGAGGTGCGCTCCACCAACCGGAAGGGCCTCCCCTACCGCCTCGGCATCAACC GCTTCTCGGACATGAGCTGGGAGGAGTTCCAGGCGACCCGGCTCGGCGCGGCGCAGACCTGCTCGGCGACGCTCGCCGGCAACCACCTGATGcgcgacgccgccgcgctcccGGAGACC AAAGACTGGAGGGAGGATGGGATCGTTAGCCCCGTAAAAGACCAGTCCCATTGCGGCTCCTGCTGGACGTTCAG CACTACTGGCGCACTTGAGGCAGCATATACTCAGGCCACTGGAAAGAACATCTCTCTTTCAGAGCAACAGCTGGTTGACTGTGCCGGTGGATTCAACAACTTTGGATGCAGCGGAGGCCTTCCATCCCAGGCATTTGAGTACATCAAATACAATGGTGGCATTGACACCGAGGAGTCCTACCCTTACAAGGGTGTCAATGGCGTCTGCCATTACAAGGCTGAAAATGCTGTAGTTCAGGTTTTGGACTCAGTTAACATCACACTG AATGCTGAGGACGAGCTGAAGAACGCCGTTGGGTTGGTTCGCCCAGTCAGTGTCGCCTTTGAGGTGATCGACGGTTTCAGGCAGTACAAGAGCGGAGTTTACACCAGTGACCATTGTGGTACTACACCTGAT GATGTGAACCACGCCGTCTTGGCGGTTGGCTATGGTGTGGAGAACGGCGTCCCATATTGGCTCATCAAGAACTCCTGGGGCGCTGACTGGGGTGACAATGGTTACTTCAAGATGGAAATGGGCAAGAACATGTGTG CTGTTGCTACCTGCGCGTCCTACCCCATCGTGGCGGCATGA